Below is a genomic region from Trichocoleus sp..
GCACTTTCGTTGATTCCCTGGCTCAACGGTTTAGTCAATCGCTTCGCAACCCTTGGCGGCGGTTGTCGCTGCTGGTCATTAGTCTCTTGGGCGGCAACTTTCTTGCTACTACCATTTCAACCGTTGCAGGACAGAAGGCAGAACTGGATGTTTTGGCTGCCTTGTTGCTGGTTGGATTTACAGAGTTAATTAGCTGGATTGTGTATCGGCGGGATCGGGTTCCTGTTCCGACGACAAATCGTCCGGCAACGCGATCGTTATTTCTGGAAACAACGAATGGCTTAAAACTAGGGCTGATTTACGGTTTATTTGTGGAAGCGTTCAAGCTGGGTAGTTAAGGAAGAAAATCTGAGGGGAGAATGAAGGTTGCCCAAATTTTGACGGATTGGGTCAATGGCAAGGAGCTATCGTCCGCAGCAAAAGCTCAGCTTGCCAGCCAGCGATTGTTCGATCAGCATCACGCCAGAGCGTGGCGCACCACGCCAGAGACAGTTCATCAAACCATTGAGCAGCAGTTAGTTCTATTGCGATCGATCTATCCTGCTCTTGCTCAGTTCTGCATTAATCGTTTGGGGTGGCAGGATTGCCCTTTGAACTTACTGTGGGAGTTGTGGCTGCCGCTGGCTGAGCAGATCGCAGACTGGCATCAACCGCTGCAAAAACCTTTAATTCAAGGAATCCTGGGGGGTCAGGGAACCGGAAAGACAACACTTGCGGCAGTTCTGACTCAAATTCTCGGTTTCTTAGGTTTACGGGTCTGTCGGCTCTCACTGGATGACCTCTACAAAACCTATGCCGATCGCCTCAGTCTTCAACAATTTGATTCTCGCTATCGCTGGCGCGGACCACCCGGAACGCATGATGTTGAATTAGGTTTATCTGTGCTTCAACAGTTGCACAATGCCGCTCCCACTGTCCTGATTCCCCGCTTTGATAAGTCTGCTTATGGGGGCGCAGGCGATCGAACAGTCTCAGAAACCATCACTCAGGTAGACATTGTTTTATTTGAGGGCTGGTTTGTCGGCGTTCGACCCATCGATCCAGCCACGTTTGACCATGCTCCACCCCCTATCCTGACGGCAAACGATCGTCAATTTGCCCGAGATATGAACGCCAAACTTCAGGACTATGTGCCCTTGTGGGAGCAGCTCGATCGCCTGATTGTGCTTTATCCAACGAATTATCGACTCAGCCAGACCTGGCGCAAAGAGGCAGAACAGCAAATGAAATTAACAGGGCGATCGGGCATGAATGATCAGGAGGTGGATGAGTTTGTGAACTATTTCTGGCAAGCATTACACCCAGATCTGTTCATCACACCCATGCTAAAAGACAAGCAGGTTGACCTTGTAATTGAACTTGATGTTCATCACCTCCCAATCCAAATTTATCGCCCTGATGCAGTTGAAACAGATCAATCTAACTGACAACAGGCTCAATCAGAATGAATTGAAATTTCTGCTTCAGCCACTTCTCCCAAACGCTTTTTCCGCCTTTCTAGATGTTTTTCATACCAGTTCATTAAAGGCGTTGAACTAATTCCGTGAATCACAACTGAGAGCACGATCGTCGTGAAGGTAATCCAGGCAATTTGTTCCCCTATACCGTCTTGCAACCCTTCACCTAAAGCATAAGTGAGATAGTAGAGGGAGCCAACACCGCGAATTCCAAACCAGCCAAACAACCAGGGACGTATCGGGTTTTGATGTTCTCCGAGGGTGCTGATCCAAGCTCCGATCGGACGGATAACAAAAAACAGCATCCCGGCAACTAGCAGCGATTGCGGTAAAAAGCGCATGATCGGCTCAAACCGCAGCAGTGAGCCAAGCAGCAGAATGGTTCCGACTTCTAACAGTTTTTCGATCGATTCAGTAAATTCGATTTGAGAGGAACGCTTCTCAGGATTATGATAGTGTCGCTGTGCAACAACCCCCGCAACAAATACTGCCAAAAATCCATAGCCGTGAATGAGTTCAGTTAAGGAGTAGGTTAAAAGAATCATACTGAGGGCAACAAAATCCTCCATTAACGCATCAGCAGGACGGATTTGTTGCAGTCGTTTGTCAATCCAGACAACAATTCGAGCAATGGCAATTCCCATGGCAAGTCCAGCAGCTGTTGCCCAAATTAGATCAACTAAAACCCACTGTGTAAACCAATTCTGCCAATTTTCGTCTTTCAACCAATGCAGTCCGAAGTAAACAAACGGAAAGGCAAACGCATCATTCAATCCACCTTCAGAAGTCAAACCAAAGCGCAGCTCATCTTGGTCATCTGGATTAAACAATTGCACCTCTGAGGCTAAAACTGGATCAGTTGGAGCAAGAATTGCACCTAATAAAATTGAGACTCCCCAACTCATTCCTAAAAATAAATGTCCAATTAAAGCAATACCTACAATAGAGATAGGCATCAAAAAGCCAATTAAACGCGCCGGAGAAGTCCAGAGATGGAGTCTGAGCGGACGATTCATCTTTAAACCGCAGCTAAACAGAGAAATGAGAACGACCATTTCAGTCAGCCGCTCTAAAAATTCTGCCTCTGGACGGACTTGAATGAGATTGACTCCATAAGGGCTGAGAAAAACGCCAAATAACAGGTAAATGAGTGCATAAGAGAGGGGCAGTCGCGCAATCCAGCCAGAGCCGAGCGTGACAAACAGCAGCAGGATGCCAATAACAAGCAGATCGAGAATGTATATATCCACAAGCTTACGGGGAGGTGAATCGAGAATCTTCCCCAATCTACTGAGCATTTCTAGCAGACCAAAGCCCCACTAGGTAGAAATTTGGCTTGAGTGGAATTTAGTCACAAGACAGGTTGCAAATTTAGTTTTGAACTTCTGCTCTCTCTGCTACTTTCGCACTTGCTTCATTAACCGAGCTGCCCGATCGCCAATTTCTGCCCAATCCCCTCGATCGAGCGCTGCTTTCGGAAAGAGCTGCCCTGACAAGCCCACTGCTACGGCTCCTGCTGCAATAAACTCTGCTGCATTATCGATCGTCACACCTCCCGTAGGAATTAAGGGAATCTGCCCAAGTGGTTCCCGCAAGCTTTTGAGATAGCTGGCTCCGCCGATCGCCTGAATCGGAAATACCTTCACACAGGTTGCGCCTGCCTGCCATGCAGTGACAATTTCACTGGGCGTTAAGGCTCCCGCCACAATTGGCACCTTTAAACTCACGGCGGTTTCAATCAGCTTCAGGTTGGTATGAGGCGTAAACAAAAACTGCGCTCCTGACTCGATCGCCGCTTTCACATCATCCACCGTTAACAGCGTGCCTGCACCAATCCAGCAATCAGGCAGACTCGATCGCAAATGCTGCACCAGATCAGCCGGACGATCGCTATTCCAGGTAATCTCAATCAGACCCATTCCACCTGCCGCAACAGCCTGCGCCATCTGCACCCCCATTTCAACCTGCGGTGCACGAATGACAGCGATTGCCTTTTCTTGCTGTACTTGCGAAAGCCAAGCCACCCTTACCATCGTTCTCCTGACCCGATCGGAAAAGCCCCATCTTGCCATGCCCAAAACTAATTTGACACGATATTGGCGGCTTCCTGAAACAGAGTGGCAACCAGAAGGCTAGGAACCTAGGAACATTGCTCCTGACTCAGCAACACAAACTTAAGCTGATTGCCGACTCGTTGAACAGTTGCCAGCAGCCTCGAATCATATTCCTTGCGGTTACCGCTGGCATCAAAGCTAATGGTCTGTCTCTCTGTGACTGCACTAGGGATTGGTCTGCCTGCCGCAAGCGCGGAGCGAATTTCACTTCGAGTTATGCCTGGCTTCAACGTTGCAGCGATCGCCTGTACTGCCTCATAGGTGAGAGCACTGCGCCGATTGACACCCCCATAGGCATAAGTTTGATTCACTTCGTTCAAAAAAGTTTTTGCACCGCATTGCTCATGCCATTCCACAGCCATCACAAGTTTATTCACCAAAACATTCTCTTTGCCCTCTTTTTCAAAAGCATCAAGCATTTCTTGAGCGTATAGCGTATTTGCTCCCAGAATAGGCTTGTCGCCATTATTCTCAATTAATACAGCCAATGCTCGATCGAATGCCTGAGAATTTCCGGTTTGTCCGTCTGGAAAAACAGCAAGGGCATCAACAGACTGAACCTGGCGGACGGCTTGGTCTGCCTTGAAATCTGGACTCGATAAATCGAACCATTTGACCACACTGCCACCTTTGTTAATCAGGGCTGCCTGGAACTGGTCAAACAAGCTTTTGCTAAAAGCCTCTTGGGAATTGTAGAATGCGGCGACTTTTGGCTGTGCTTTCCCGACTCCACTTTGATCGTGCAGATATTGCTCCAGCGTTTCTGCTTCAACTTCTGTGGTCGAAACCGTCCGAAAGAACACAGGATTCTCATCTGCTCCACAGTCTGACCGCAGATTAGTTGCGGTACTGGTTGGAGAGATCAGCGGCAATCTGCCTCTGACATATGCAGGAAGTGCAGCACAGGTGTTTGGACTGGTGTAATGTCCAATCACTGCCAGTACATCCAGATTGGCGAGCGAACCTGCAACTTGCTTTGCCTGATCTGGGTTGTTGCGATCGTTTGCAATCACGATTTCTAGGTTGGTGCCGCGATCGATCATTGTTTGTTGCGCCAGTGCTGCACCTCGCAGCATATCAATCCCTGGAGCCACGTTTAATGGCACAGCCACCGCAATTTTATAAAGCGGTTTACCTAGCTGATTCCGTTGGCGAGCTTCAGCATTATTGCGAAAGATCAGCAGAATCGGATCGCGTAGGGCAATTAGTGCAGCCTGTCTTTGTTCAGAATTTGCACTGAGGTTCTGGCTTGCCTGCTCCCGAATTTGATCAAATTTGCTAATAGCGATCGCATAGTTGCCCCAGCCAAACTCCATCATGCCCTGCTGCTTCAAGTCCGAATAAGGCTTTGCTAATTCCTGACTATCAAAGACATCTTTTTCGCCTGCACTCACCAGTTGTTCAACAGAGAAGGATGGAGGTGGTGGTAGGGGAGTAAACTCCTTTGAACAAGCAGAGGAAAACAACGAGCAGCGCAGCGATGGCACGACTAATATTCCCAAAACAGCTAGTGCAGCAACAGCACTGATCGTCTGCCAGGGCAGCTTTTTGGACAGCGAATTCGGGAATGAAATTGGCTCAATTTTGGAGTTTCGGGGCTGAGCTGGAGCAGAGGTTTGAGTTGAATTGGATTGACGAAGATTGGAAGGTTCATCTTGCAGATTCAGCGGCAATGTCCCGGTAGGATCATCTGCATTGGAGTCAGGGAATCCAGGATTGATGATAACTGGACTGCTGTTGGGCAATTGCAATGGTTCACCACGACGAATTGCCTTAATACTTTTTAGAATCACGTCCACCGTTTGGGGTCGATCTCTGTAGTTTGAACGCATCAACCAGTTAATTAGCGAAATTAATTCAGCATTCGGGCAGACAGTCTGCCATTCCCAATCGTCCAAATCCAGGTGCGAATTGGAGGGACGTCTGCCGGTCATCAGATATACAAAAGTTCGTCCCAGTGCATAAAAATCAGATTGTGGAACAGCTCGCTGCTGTAGTTGTTCGGGTGCGGAATAGCCTGATGAAGAAACTCTCGTAATCAGTCCGCCACTGAGCACCGTATTCGTCACTTCTCTTGCTGTCCCAAAATCAATTAAGACCAGATCTTCTCCTGCTCTCGCATTTGCTCGTCGAATAATGTTAGAAGGTTTAATATCACGGTGAAAAAAGTTTTTCTTGTGGATATATCCCAGAATAATAGTGATTTGTTCCAGCCAGTCGAGAGCTGTTGCTTCATCAAGCTTTTTATGCTGCTGCACCCACTGTTCTAGGTTCAGTCCCTCGATATATTCCATCACTAAACAGTGAAGAATTTGGCGATCGGGTTCATTCAGCACAAACTGGAAACTATCCCGATATTCAGGAATGCCCCAATGTCTTAACCTTCTCAGCAGCGCTGCTTCTTGCTCAAACAGTTCAACCAGTTTAGGCTCATCAATTTTGAGTGTCTTTAAGACCTCTTTTTTCCTTTGATGAAAGTCTGTAGTCTGAAACACTTCTGTGTAAGGATGATCTTCACAGAGTGGCTGTATCAACCGATAGCTGCGCCCTTGGCTTCCATGAAGAATAAGTGGTGTGCCGCAAAATTGACACACCTGTAGATCGTCTGGATTTTGCCGACTGCTGTGACACCAGGGATTGATGCAATAGCTCATTCACTTAGGCTGAGAAGAACGTGACGGAGAAAAATATAGACAATAGACGGAAAGTGTCCTTAGTTTCCCATAAACCCTATATTTCTGAAAGTGGAAAGCCGACATCGTTCATTTTCAGCGAAGCTAGAGCAAATATCGCCTAAAAAATTGCCTGGTCATTGGCTGTAGCGTGTAAAAAACTTGATGTCCTTCCGACACTTTTGCCAGCAGCGATCGCCGTTCCAGGGCAGACATCGCTTTAATAAAGTCTGAAGAACCTGCATTTTGGAGCAAAGGCTGCTGTCGTAGCTCATCTCGATGCAAAGGCTCAACAGTTGCCAAACAGCACAAGATCGCCCGCTCCAGTGGATTCAGGCATTTCCAGTGCTGCTCTAGGATCATTTCGATCGGTTCTGGAACGACCAGCGTATGTACCAAAAACTCTTCTACCCGACATTGAAATAAATCACTTTGAATTACAGATGCAACAAGCTTTAGAGCAAGGGGATTTCCACCATATCGTTGAACCAACTCTCGACCAGACTGTTCATCAAAAATCAACTCTTTCGTTCTCAAAATATTAAAACAGGCATTCTCATCAAGCTGGGTTAAGCAATAAGCCTGAACGACTCCATTTGCAATAACCGTAATGTCTGACGGTTTCTCTCGAATTGTTACTAAAAGATGACTCTGATGTTTTTGTAAGCTGATCTTTTGCAGCAACGATCGATATCTCTGATAAGTTGCGCGATACTCAACGCATTCTGTCTCTTCCAGGTTTTGCTCGTCAAGAACAATCAGGATACGGCGGCGTCGCAGTTCCTCCAGCAGCTTGGTTTCTAGTGAGCGAAGCGAAAGACCCGATTGCCGTTCGGTACGGCTAATTGCAGATGGCGATAAGCGATCGAGTAATTCAATCAGGGTTCGTTCAACTGGGTCAGCCCAGGCATAAGACTGCCAGACAAAAGCTGTAAACTGCTGCTTGAGCTGATTCGCCAATTTTGCAGCCAGGGCAGTTTTGCCAATTCCTCCCATCCCGTATAGAATTCCTAATTGGCAGCGACTGGTTGGGGAGAACCACTGTTTCAGCTCAACAAATTCTCGATCGCGCCCGTAAAAGTGAGATTCGATCGGCGCAGAGTCCCAGTCTTGTGGCGAAGGGAAACCTGGCATCGGGCAATCGATGATCTCGCTCCAGTCCAACTGGAGAAACTGGCAATATCCCTTAAACGTAGCTCCTCGAATCGGACGTGTGCCATAGACAAATCGCTTCCAGGTTGCTTCAGCCACAGGATATCCTGCCTGTTCCAGGGCATCAAAAGTCTGCTTCTCCTGAATGCCCAACCCCCGCTCTTGCAAGGCTTCCCGAATTCTGGTTTTGCCTTGTTCTGATGCTTTGAAGCACATATCCTGCCATCTCTCCAATATGGGTCATTCTACCGGATCTACAACTGACCTAAATTGCTCCAAAACTGACTTAAAACTGACCTGGATCCGGATCTATTCAGCAACGATCGAACAAGCCATTCTGAAATAAAGCGCGCGCTTCATCCAATTTCCCCTTCCCGTCAAGGAGACTAAACAAATGAGACGCTCAATGTTTCAAGATCCCCCAATCACGCTGCTCAATCAGCCTGTGCCCGCCAGGATAGAAGCGATCGAGGGTTATACGCCTCGCATTAAATATCGCGGTACGAGCTGGGGCTTTAAGCTGTACGGTTCTGAAGCGCCGATTTCGTTCAATCATGGACAAGCTGTCCGGATCGTCGGCATTCAAGGAATTAGCTTGTTGATCCAGTGCTGATCCGGGTTGAGTATCCGTGAGAGCAACAAATCCAAGCAACAAAAAAGCAGGCTCTTGCCTGCTCAAAAAATTCAATTCAGAGTACTTAATGAACTAGGGAATTGAAGCAACTCGGACATTGCTGGTTGCCAACAGCTCTTGCAGTTCTTCAGAATCAACCGTTTCGCGATCGATCAGCATATCTGCCAGATTATTGAGCACCTCGCGGTTTTCTTGCAGCACTTGCTTCGACCGACGATAAGCCTGATCCACCAGGTTACGAACTTCATCATCGATCGCCGCTGCTGTCTCTTCTGAGAAATCGCGTTCTGCTACAATGTCCCGTCCCAGGAACATACCGCCCTGAGAACGACCCAGCGCCACAGGACCGAGCCGATCGCTCATGCCGAAGCGAGTCACCATCTGACGGGCAACGCGTGCGACCTGTTGCAAGTCATTAGAAGCCCCAGTTGTCACTTCTTCTTCACCAAACACCAGTTCTTCAGCAATCCGACCACCCAACGCCACTGCCATCTGGTTTTGCAGATAGGAGCGAGAGTAGAGGCCAGAATCCATCCGATCTTCGCTAGGGGTGAACCAGGTCAAACCACCAGCACGACCCCGAGGAATAATGCTAATTTTTTGCACCGGGTCATAATCTGGCATTAGTGCGCCAACCAGGGCGTGACCCGCCTCATGATATGCCACCAGTTGCTTGCGCTTCTCGCTCATGACACGATCTTTCTTCTCTGGACCTGCCAAAACGCGATCGATCGCATCGTTGACTTCATCCATCGAGATTTCGGTCAGGTTACGCCGCGCCGCCAGAATTGCCGCTTCGTTCAGCAGGTTTGCCAAATCCGCACCCGTGAATCCGGGCGTCCGACGGGCAATCTTCTCTAGATCCACATCCTTCGCTAAGGTTTTACCGCGTGCATGGACATTCAGCACTTCCAACCGTCCAGCATAGTCGGGGCGATCGACCACAACCTGACGGTCAAAACGACCCGGACGCAAGAGAGCAGAATCTAATACATCAGGACGGTTGGTTGCCGCGATGATGATGATGCCTGTGTTGCCCTCAAAACCATCCATCTCGGTGAGTAGCTGGTTCAGGGTTTGTTCGCGCTCATCGTTGCCGCCGCCTAAGCCAGCCCCTCGCTGCCGACCTACTGCGTCAATTTCATCGATGAAGACGATACAGGGCGCATTCGCTTTTGCCTGTTCAAACAGGTCACGTACACGGGACGCACCAACCCCAACAAACATTTCCACGAACTCAGAACCAGAGATGCTGAAGAAGGGAACTCCCGCCTCGCCCGCAACCGCTTTTGCCAGCAGCGTTTTCCCGGTTCCCGGAGGGCCAACCAGCAGCACACCTTTCGGGATTTTGGCTCCGACTGCGGTAAAGCGATCGGCATTCTTTAAAAAGTCAACGACTTCTGCCAGTTCCAGCTTCGCTTGCTCAATTCCAGCCACATCATTAAACGTGACCTGAGTTTGAGGCTCCATTTGAACTCGCGCTTTCGACTTACCAAAATTCATTGCCTGACTGCCCGGACCGCTCTGTGCCCGTCGTAGCACAAAGAACAGCACCACCAGCAGCAGGAATGGAATCAGCAGCGTACTCAGCACTCGCGCCCAAACATTATCTTCGGCTTGAGGCGAAACCGCGATGTCAACGCCATTTTTCTGAAGGATGTCAAGGAGTTCTGGGTCGTTCGGCAGATTCACCGCGATATTTTGACCATCGCTCGTCTTTGCCAACGCCTTGCTGCGATCGGCACTAATCATCACTTTTTCAACCTGACCGCTTTCGACCCGATTGATAAACTGGCTATACCGCCAGGTTGTTGTACTTTGAGGCTGCCGATCGAGCAATGCCGTTGCCAAGAAAATGACAACTACAAGCAAGAGTCCATACAGCCCCGCATTTCTCCACCGCTTATTATTCACCGAGGTCCTTCCTCCTAGTTATCCATGTGCGAGGGGGGAATTTAGCTTCTTAGCTTCTTAATATTAATTAATGTAACTCAATCCTATCAGGATTCTCAGAAAGTCGCTGGCTGATTCCCTACTTCTCCCATTCTAGGCAAGAGCCTCAAAGCCGGGAGCAGATTTCAGGGAAAACCCAAATTTGTTCGATTTCACAATTTGATGTCACGATTTGATACCACGGTAGGGGCGAATGCTTCGCGGCAGAGGATGCACCTTTAACTAAAGCGTTTTGGCGCAAATGCTTCGCCCTTACTCTCAGAAATCCCTTTCATCCTCCACCATTCGATCGCAACAATGCTGTAAATTCCCGTCTGGCTGAAGGATAGAATAGGAAAGCTATTTGATTTGAGTTTGGATTTTGAGTTGCAAAATCGATCGCTGTTTAGACGGTTAGATATCGGTCTGAGACTCGGTGCAATCACAACTCTAAAATCCAAAAAGAGACAACTAAGGATAGGCGGGCAATGCGAATCTCTTTAAATTGGCTACGAGAACTGGTCGATATCAAGATGACCCCAGAAGAGTTAGCCGATCTGCTGACGATGGCAGGATTTGAGGTGGAAGAGATTGAAGACCGCCGCACCTGGGCAGATGGCGTGGTGATTGGGAAAGTTTTGCAGCGAGAGCAGCACCCCAACGCCGACAAGCTGAGCGTCTGTCAGGTTGATATTGGGGCAGGCAAACCTTCCACGATCGTTTGTGGTGCGTCGAATGTCCGGGCAGATATCTTTGTGCCAGTGGCAACGCTGGGGACTTATTTGCCTAAAATTGACCTGAAAATTAAGCCCCGTAAGCTGCGCGATGTGCCTTCGGAAGGAATGATCTGCTCCCTGGCAGAAGTCGGCTTAACAAAAGACTCCGAAGGAATTCACATTTTTCCACAAACTGATTTGAAGGTTGGCAGTGATGCTCGTCCTTACCTCGGTTTGGATGATGTGGTACTTGATCTGACCTCCACAGCAAACCGGGCAGATGCACTGAGCATGATTGGCATTGCCAGAGAAATTGCGGCTCTGACGGGTACAGAACTGCGGCTGCCTCAGATTCCGGAGATTCCAACTCAGCAGGACACCGATCTTTCGATCAAGATCACAGAACCGCAAGCCTGCCCCATCTACATCGGCACGATCGTCGATGGCGTCAAAATTGCCCCTTCTCCCGATTGGCTCCAGCGCCGCTTACAATCAGCCGGAACCCGCCCCATCAACAATGTTGTGGACGTGACGAACTATGTGCTGCTGGAATGGGGACAGCCGCTTCATGCCTTTGATCGCGATCGGCTCCAGGCAGTGACGCAAAGCAAAACGGTGGCGATCGGCGTTCGTTATGCCCATACCGGAGAAACGCTGAAAACCCTGGACGGACAGGATCGATCGCTGCAAGAGCAAAACCTCGTCATTACTGCAGGCGATGTTCCAGTGGCACTGGCAGGTGTGATGGGCGGCGAAACCACTGAAGTTCATGAAGGTACAGCGAATTTGATGCTGGAAGCCGCCATTTTTGATACGGTGTCAATCCGGCGATCGGCGCGGGCTCAGGGTTTACGAACAGAATCTTCGGCGCGCTATGAAAGAGGCGTGAATTCGGCAGAGCTAGAACTGGCTTGTCGTCGTGCCATTCAATTAATCACCGAACTCGCGGGCGGAACCGTTGGCACTCAAGCTGTAGCGGACCATCGCCCCGGACAAACGGCTGCTGCCAGAACGATTGAACTGCGGCTGGAGCGGGTTAATCAAGTCCTGGGACTGATAATTACCAATCCAGAAATCGCTGCTTCTGGCAAAACCGAAGACCTGACGGAAGACGATATTGGCGAACTGCAAGCCGCCGATGTGGAGCGAATTCTGACGGCTCTCGGCTGTCAACTGGCTCCCACTGGGCAGGAAGGCGTCTGGTCGGTCACAGTTCCGCCTTATCGCTATCGTGACCTGGAGCGCGAAATCGATTTAATCGAAGAAGTTGCCCGTCTCCACGGCTACAACAACTTCTGCGACACGCTGCCCAGCAAAACCGAACTCGGCTTCCTCTCGGATGATTTTGCCCTGACTCAAAAAATCCATGCAGCAATGCGAGCAGTTGGGCTTACGGAAGTCATTCACTACTCGTTGGTTAAGTCAGGCGAAGAGAATCAGGTAGTACTCAGCAATCCCTTGTTTGTCGAATATTCTGCGCTGCGTACCGAACTGATTCCAGCCCTAATTGATGCCTTCCAGTACAACCTGGAACAGGGCAACGGCGCACTCAACGCTTTCGAGATTGGCCGAGTGTTCTGGCGCGAAGAAGAAGGACTGAACGAAGCAGACCACATTGCAGGCATTCTCGGCGGTGACTCCTGGCAAGGCAAATGGGTTCGCAGTGGTCGAGAACAGCCGATGACCTGGTTTGAAGCGAAAGGTATCCTCGAAGGCGTCTTCCGAAATCTGGGCCTCGCAGTGGAATATCAGCCCGATCGCCGTCATGCCCTGTTCCACCCCGGACGCACTGCCTCCCTCTGGATTAACGGCAACCGCCTCGGGACATTTGGACAACTCCACCCCCAGGTTTGTCAGGAACGCGGCTTACCCGATCAGGTCTATGTCTTTGAACTCAACCTCGACACGATGCTTGATGGAATGACGCAAGAGCCAAACCTCGTTCCCCTGTTCCAGCCCTATTCCTCCTATCCTGCATCCGATCGAGACATTGCTTTCTTTGCTCCCACTCAGTTCTCTGTTGCCGATATCGAACGATCGATCCGCAAAGCGGGGGGAACGCTACTCGACTCAGTCGATCTGTTTGATGAGTATCGCGGTGAAAACGTGCCTCAAGGCAAACGCAGCCTCGCCTTTCGCCTGGTCTACCGTGCTGCCGATCGCACCCTCACCGACGCTGACATTGAGCCCGTCCATCAAAAAGTTCGCGAAGCTCTGGAAGAAAAATTCCAGGCAGAACTGAGAAGCTGAGCTTGGCTTCAGCAAACAATCTTGGTTCAGCGAACAATATCGTATCAGGGGGATGAAGACATGAGGGATATCAGGATGAACCCTGTTTACGCCCTCTTTCCTTCCTCTGCTCCCCGATTCCCTATCCCCTTCCCTTCCTTCCTCCCCTATGCCCAAATATGTTCTCTGGGGTCGCTATTGCGACAACGTACTGGAAAAACGCGCTCCTTACCGTCAAGCCCACCTCGATCGATTGGCTCAGCTTCAAGCAGCCGGACAGGTGATCACCATTGGACCGACCAAAGATCTATCGATCGTGTTTGGGGTTTACGAAGCGAGTGATGAAGCTGCAGCTCGACAACTGGTTGAAGCTGATCCCTATTGGCAGAATGGCATCTGGACAGAGTATGAAATTATGGAGTGGATTCAGGCATTTTAAGTCTTGATTGGCATTCCTTCTCTAGCTATACTTTTTCGATCGCACAGGGGGGCTATTATCACAAGATGACCCCCTTTTTCGCATCGCAATTGGCATTTCGAGCACTATCTCAAGGAACTAACCCCTCTTTCCTGTGATTGCCCTTACTCCATTTCAACCCGTCTTTTTCCTCGCGCAAGCAGCAACCCCCATCTTGGGAAGTATCTGGCTGGATATCAGTGCCCTGATTTTGATGATTGCTTCTTCTGCTTTTTTCTCTGGCTCAGAAACCGCAATCACAGCGTTTGACAACCTGCGGCTAAGATCCCTGATTAAGGAGCGGGGCGATCAGGGAGGCATCTTTACCCTGGTCCTAGAAAAACGTGCTCGGTTTATCACGACCCTGCTGATTGGCAACACGCTCGTCAACAACTTCTCTGCCGTTCTCACCAGCAACCTGTTTGCCCTCTGGTTTGGCACCAATGAGGCAGTACTGGCTGCGACGCTGCTGGTCACGGTGCTGGTGCTGATTTTTGGCGAAATTACCCCCAAATCGCTAGCAATCAATAATGTGATGCCCACGTTCAAGCTTGTGGTGCGTCCAATTTACTGGCTGTCG
It encodes:
- the pheT gene encoding phenylalanine--tRNA ligase subunit beta; translation: MRISLNWLRELVDIKMTPEELADLLTMAGFEVEEIEDRRTWADGVVIGKVLQREQHPNADKLSVCQVDIGAGKPSTIVCGASNVRADIFVPVATLGTYLPKIDLKIKPRKLRDVPSEGMICSLAEVGLTKDSEGIHIFPQTDLKVGSDARPYLGLDDVVLDLTSTANRADALSMIGIAREIAALTGTELRLPQIPEIPTQQDTDLSIKITEPQACPIYIGTIVDGVKIAPSPDWLQRRLQSAGTRPINNVVDVTNYVLLEWGQPLHAFDRDRLQAVTQSKTVAIGVRYAHTGETLKTLDGQDRSLQEQNLVITAGDVPVALAGVMGGETTEVHEGTANLMLEAAIFDTVSIRRSARAQGLRTESSARYERGVNSAELELACRRAIQLITELAGGTVGTQAVADHRPGQTAAARTIELRLERVNQVLGLIITNPEIAASGKTEDLTEDDIGELQAADVERILTALGCQLAPTGQEGVWSVTVPPYRYRDLEREIDLIEEVARLHGYNNFCDTLPSKTELGFLSDDFALTQKIHAAMRAVGLTEVIHYSLVKSGEENQVVLSNPLFVEYSALRTELIPALIDAFQYNLEQGNGALNAFEIGRVFWREEEGLNEADHIAGILGGDSWQGKWVRSGREQPMTWFEAKGILEGVFRNLGLAVEYQPDRRHALFHPGRTASLWINGNRLGTFGQLHPQVCQERGLPDQVYVFELNLDTMLDGMTQEPNLVPLFQPYSSYPASDRDIAFFAPTQFSVADIERSIRKAGGTLLDSVDLFDEYRGENVPQGKRSLAFRLVYRAADRTLTDADIEPVHQKVREALEEKFQAELRS
- a CDS encoding YciI family protein — translated: MPKYVLWGRYCDNVLEKRAPYRQAHLDRLAQLQAAGQVITIGPTKDLSIVFGVYEASDEAAARQLVEADPYWQNGIWTEYEIMEWIQAF